The Pagrus major chromosome 1, Pma_NU_1.0 genome includes the window CATGAACCCTCCCGTCAGTGCTGTCATATTGTAACTGTTATCATTTTGCATGCAAATATTCCAGTTTTTCCAGTTTAGGTTTTGATTGTGTTGGCGTTTTTACGTTCAACATGTGAAAGCTTGTTATTCACACCCCCGCAGCACTGTACACAGCCTACAACATCTACAGCACTCGTTTCTCTACCAACAGAAAATGCTCAGAAAACTGGTTAAGGTGCCAAATATCCCTTTCGAGCGAGTTCAACACACCCAGGATATGTTTCCATTATTTGGCTTCACTAACTCCAGCaatcaaaatcacaaaagtggtcaCACCAAGATGGTTATCGACTAGATAAGTCAACCTAGGTTTTCCATATGTAGCCACGAGCACGTTCACATTAAAGAGGATGTGTTTGAGGAGCATGTGACCAGTCGCAAACGTGGACAAGTGTACTGACAGCAGAGTGGAAGAGAGCAAACTGAGCTGAAAAGAAGATGTTAAAGTGCATTTAACAGGCTAAAAACACAGTATCTGGCAGTCTGACAATGCTTTAGTGTTTCAATCTGCCTGTTGTAAAATGATcagtataataaaaaaaagcacaatgaaATGGCAAATATTGCCTTTGACACAGCCAACAGGAAAAAGGGAAATGACAGGCGTGGGCACACAGCAGAACACCTCATCTGACCTCACGACCTCGCGCACTCAGCTTAGATCCCTCGATCTCCTACGAATGATAAAACCACTCTCCAGAGAGTCGACTGGACAGAAGCCGGGGCTTTTTCTATGTGTCGATCTGTTGTCTTGAACGCAACCTGCTTCCCGGCACAGGCCTCTGGTTTCTGAAGCAGGATATGGTGTTTTAACACGTAAGAGGGATACTGGGAAAAGCTGGACATAACAAGGATCTGAATTATTTGACTCCCTGATATCGTATCGGCCCCAACAGTCCAGTATTAGTCAGGTTCTAACTTCGAGGGTTCCAGGACTTCACTTTGGGAACCTCGTGGATAGAAAACTCTGCTGTTCATGGCAAAATAATGACAGGAACGTAAGTAAGTGGATGTAAGTAAAGGATGTTACTGACGTCATGTACCTTACgtagtcattttaacccaaagtatgatcttttcctaaccctaaccaaaccGTAAAGGCTTGACCTTAAAGCTGCTCTGAGCATTGTCAGTGTTTtaactaacttcctgtccgttttgcagtcaGCGTTCCCCTCCCCCCGCTCCACGTCACCGCATGAACTTGCAGCATTAATCAGcagacacagcagcaaacaggaggatcctgctctctgagAGCTATAATacagctatttaacacttattttgataaataagACATGTTGCTCAAAATAGTGTCAGTGGGGTATTCAATAGTTTGGCCTCTTTAatagtaaaacatttttatatgtaCATTCATCTTTAAAACAGACAGTAAAATAAGAACTGTTTAAGAACCCATATGGCTTATTTCCTATCAACCCTGCATTTGTTGTCATTAGATTCGAGTGCCTTTCCTGCACTGAATATGACTCATTGTTACCTTCACGCAGCATCCTGCagttacatttacaaaaatctgTGTCCATGCGTCCTAGTGCTCGAGGCATTAATGCCTGCCTTACATGTACAACCAagatacaaacaataaataacctTCTTGTCAAAGCATTTTCTCTACAGCTCCATTAGTGGTCAAAAGCTTCCCGGGGCACCTTTAATGACAGACATTAACATTTCCACCTTCACATGTCAAGATTAAAAAAGCATCACCttcacaacattttttgttgGCAACACACGGAgttttaaatacacacaaataaacctCATCAAAATCCCCATTCTCATTTCTGAAATTAGGATGATATGGGAATTATATACCCgaacaaataaaataagttaCCCTCCCCAAGTCCTTTCTCAGAACATCTGCAGTCATCATTGAGcacgtttacatgcacactgaTTAAACTGCTGTGGTGTCCTAACAAGGAGCTCCAGGCTTCTTCAAGTCTGTCCAGTAATTCACCAACTCTTCTGAAGACCCAAGAATGTAGGTGATGATCTGGGAGTATTCACAGCGATCATATTTCCAGTTATAGGCCTTGAACTGAGTGGGATTTGGCGGTGGTGTGGGATCAAGTCCGAGCTTTTTCATGCACATCCCAATGTAAGCGTCCTCAATGTTGAAGGGTTTGATTGTTTTTGAGACCTCCACAAAACGCGCTGGAAGGTCATTGGAGAAGACATATCCCATGCCCAGACAGTAGGTCGGGTAAGTGGGGTCTGGGAACATCTCCTCAGGGACGTACCACTTGGAGTCCTTCGAACGCACGACCGGCCTATCCCACATTAGCATCCCCGTCAGATATTTCTCCTTGGGGATGTCCGGCTTCTGTAGCATGATCACCAGGTTGTTGATGTTCAGGAACATGTCCGAGTCAATCTTCATGGCGTATGCTGCCGTAGGGCAGCGCGTGGCCAGCCAGTCCATGATCACCATGGTTTTGATGGTCAGATTGATGTAAGTGTCCATGAAGTCACTCTGGATCAGGTCATGGTGCCGCAGATTTTCCTGTTTGAGCTTCTCCTGCAACTGCTCAACACCATCACCTCCAGGGAGGCCCAGCATGAACAGAGTAATCACCACCTCGCCCTGAACCAAGCTTCTGTTGGCCCATGTCTGCCGGATGGCATTTCGAGCTGCCAAGTTATGAGGTGCCACTGGAACCATCAGGACCAGGAAAGGGGTCCAGAGCTTGCACACGTCTGTGTTATCCATAATAAATTGGTAGTTGGGTGCATAGGCTTGGTGGTATTGAGTCCGTAGAGGTGGTCCAGCAGGACTTTCTGTGAGATTAAGGATATCCTTTAgtttatctctgtgttttgGATGGACTCGATAAGCAGGTTTTGAATGGACCTCATTGGTCCTTAAAAAGCTCTGGTAGTGCTCATAGAACTGAGACCATGATGGAGAGCTGTCGAACAGCGTGTAACACAAGACAAGCACCAGACAGAGCAGGAGCAGGATCTGGAACCAGGACTGAAACAAAGACTTCTTCTGACGACACAACAGGTTCTCGACGAGTTGTCTACAAGGACAAGAAAGGTAAAGttaaaactgatgaaaacatattgggggatgtaaacaggaagtatgaTGTTGCATGAAAACTCATATTAATATCATATCATTTTGGTGCagataatatataataacatttgTCAGATGGAAATGGAATGATCTTAATCTCAAAGGGTTAATTTACCCAAATTGCATGATAAGCAAAAttgagattataatgcagaaaaagaaagaaagaaagaatattGGTTGATAAATCGATATTATTGGTATTGGCCCTCAAAAACGGCGCATCGGTCGTGCCCTCGCAAAAACAGTGCCCCTGTTGATAGTTTTGGAGTTttattggggttttttttttggttttatctgCTGAAGTTTGGAGATTTGTgtctcaaatgttttttgttgtggtgCATAATTGAAAAAAGGGTGTATTTAAATATTGGATCATCCACAGAACACACCCAGGACAGTATTTTCATTACAACTGCTGTTAGTAGAAGCCATCCCATCCAACCGGATGACCAGGTTTTGAGCAGCCCAAACTTAATTAGATTCACCGTAGCATCGCAGTGAACTCTCAGAGATGGAGAACATctgagagaaactaaagaagAACATCtgtgaagttacagaagtaagAAAATAAAGCTTACGTGAAGGATTAAGAGTCGAGTGTTTAAAAGTAAGGCATCTAAAAGCCCACTGATGTGAGTTAAAATAGCTTATGATGCTTATATTCACATGACAATATGAAACTGGACTTGTGATAGAAATCTTGTTTACATCTTTGTTGACCGAAAGTCAACAAAGGCAAATTACTAAATAGGAACCACTGGGCACAGGTCCAGGGTGCCAGAGCCAGAGCCTCTGTTTGCATTACTGAGAGAGCTCAGCAATGTCCTAATcttattgttttacttttgatCCTTTGATATTGAGCAAACAATATatagatttaatatttattcataCAGATAGACAGTGCATACTTCAGCTCCCCTAAACCCACATTAAAGCAAGTATAGCATTTTAATCGCTAGCGACGAGCTAATCCTTCAACATTCGGTTTAGTGGTTGAGTCAGACATAAATCATATGAATATGAGATAAGTATTAAGGTTAATTATTTAAGTAGGGAtgcatataataatatataattggCCTAATAATGGGAAATGTATATTATGGGCAGTTTATCTGCAATAATTTAATCATAGTCAATAAAAAGAGCTGATGACATAAAGCTTAAatgctttcattgacttaaaAAGCGCGgcagcatctacacactgaTGAACAAGGTGTTGGTATgaacctttaaagttggtttgtgaCCTGTCAGTAGACTCAGGGATAAAGAAATAAGACGAGTGCAGCTGTGCTGATGCACCTGGTTAGGGCCACTCGTTTGCAGACTAGACAGTCAACCGTCGTTGcttttgtggatgtttttttttacagtttcagaggaaaaaaagtgaaactatCTGTTCTCAGTATCAGCCATGAGAGGCAGTGCTTATCTGTGCTTTCAATGATATgccaccaacaccagcagctcctgaggcatggtgtttttatttcaaacagaGGAAGGCCCGTGGTTGTGGTAAACACAGTGTGGTGGAGCTGAACAAGGGCTGTAATTGTTTTGCTTTCagcagacaggaaacatttcTCTCCAAAGTTTAACCAAATTAGGTCAGAATTATGAGGAGTTTTCAGTTTAAATAATCATGTACGGAATCTAAAAAGCTTAAAAGACTATTGCTTTActcacatttttcaattgttgcTTCATTGCAAGTATTTAAATGTAGTTTAGACTAACTAAATGCTATTTACTGTGAGAACCAGCCACAGCAGTGTCGTCTGGTAatgatttctgtgtgtgtgtgtgtgtcattgtgacggagcagctctgtctctgactgactgcacatttcctgtcacctcGCAGTTATCCCTCTCTCCCCTTAACCTTTTCCAGTGGCACCATTTGGTtgttctgctgtttgctgtgcGAATGTATTCACACAAACATTATTTGACTGCATGGGTCATCTGGTCATCACCCATTCATAGATTTGACTGGCAAACAGAGGCGTATCAACTTCattgttaaataaatacacactggGGAGAGGCTATCTGTTTAACGGGGGCCATCTTGGCCTAGTCTTGATcttgtacagttttttttcccacctttttgtaaatatttgcacTGTTTGCACCTTGGGAAGCCGGTTTAATAAATGGACTGCGACAGTCATCGTGGCAAAACGTGTTCCCGGACACACCTACAGCGTCACAAAAGCAGTTATACAGTCTGTCTGACAGCACGTTTGCGTCACAACTGTACAAGATACAGTCAGGAGACTTTAGAGCTGCCAAGTTGAGATGTTAAATAAAGGCCGAGGCCAAAGATGGCGAGGTCTGAGCAAGGGGGCCCACGTTTGTTTTAATGCACTAACGAAACTTTTGCGTCGTTGAGATCAAAATTTTTTCAGATCAGTCTGATCCGACCCATCGGTAATGAGCACTGATGGAATAATAGTTGAATGACTTGGTGCTCGTGGGTCGTTGAGGTTGGTGTGATCCCACAGCAAGATGGTTTTAGTTTGCTGTAACAGAACGGGTATAGGTAGGCAGGTTGCGGTTTGGGCCAGATGGCACAAATGATGGCTGGCATGGAGGGATATGAGAATCAAGATCAGATGTGAGATGCTGCGGTTTCTCCCTCGGGCTGCTCCAGCTAAaattctgtgtgtctgtgtattttgCGTGTTAAATGCAGATGATTCATTTCCCcatggggatcaataaagtctaaTTGTGTTATAACTATTGCGAGAGCTGAAAACAAATCTCTCAGCTCATTTCTACACTGTAAGTAAATGGGAGCAaatgacacacatacagacacagaccgtgcatgtaaatatgtggtaaatactgtacataccaAGACCCCAGGATaagcgccaggctttgaagtggatttgacatagtggccaaaccgtgtaattacagCGCGGCGAGACGCACGCTGGGCCTATAAGCTTAGGATGTTATTATCACGATGTGATCAGTTTGGTCCGATAACATGCTGAAAGTATAGAAGAACTGCTttgttaaatcattttatccccaCTTAAGTTAGCGGACAGCTAACCAGGAAGTTAGCCGCTCAGCCAGTGGAAGTCTCCCAGTGTGCATTCCTGACAGTGCTGAAGCTATCAACGCTATTTAACAACCAGGAAGTCGcacttttttggcttcatgtgccactcAGCAGCCTCCATTTTATTTAACAGGGCTCTGCCTCTGACGCTGTATCCAGATATCCCTTCATAGATCCATGATAAATACACACTGTACGTACGGGACATGATTTACACACATTAGTGTACACACTACTGCATACAtacaccaaaaaacacaaaacacacatattgacacacacagacacactctcatGTCCAATTTTAAGAGTAAAAGCCCAAGATGGTCACCTTATCATAATAGAAAAGTCAATATGAGCCAGGCTTGTCAAGATAAAAGCCCTGAATGGTCCCTAAAACCTTTCCTTTCAAACTAAAAACCTCAAAGAGTGACTTTATTTCCGTAGGAGGCTAGGGATGATCCTTGCTTTTCAAATAAAAGCCTTACACGGTAACTGAACCTCATTTGGGACAATAATGTAGGAACCACCGGCTGACATTGTGCTTAAGTGGTGCCAACGACTTAACACATGCATGACCAAACTGACCAAAGTTCAGAGGAAAGACAAAAGGAAAGCAAAACATGGGAGGGGACAACGGGGTAAATCCAGACAGTGGGTTAAATGAGTCATCCCCTGTATCTAGGTAACCTTAAACAGGATGTATACTCATATTACTCAATTCATGTTGGACTGAAACACATGGTGAAAGTGGTAACCAAACCAGAGCCGAAAAAATTCACAATGTTTCTGAAGTTTTCAATCTTGTATCTTAAATAAAATAGATGTGTTTTGGACTTCATTACATGTTAATTTAAGTCAGTTTAAGCTACAAAACAAGGTCATAAACTTTTATAAGTGTGTATTTGAGCCACTGAGCTAAACAGTGTTGTCAAAATGGGGGTTATGGGGTAAAATGTGCCAGTGATGTTGAGTGTGTCACTGTTACAAGGTCACGTTAGTGTCAGATCACATTATGTTGATGTAAtaatgcacaacacacacacgactgTTGTACACGCAAGCACATttagacacacactcactcttccacacacacagattacagCATGTATAGCAGGCCGACACAACGTTCAAAATGATCTCAAAACTGTTTGATTTGTATGTAAGTAAGTTTAACGGTGGCTGTTTACCCCCGGAGAGCTCAATTTACTCCCACCTTGGGGGGCAAGCTGTGCCATAggactactttttttttaatttattgtaacTTTTTTAGTTTCCGTGGGCACACAACAACCTGAAGTGTATATAGTAACTATTATTTAAACAAATACACCTTATTTTAGTAAAATCAACATATGTAAAAAAGTGGGTCATCTTAACCTGTTGTCCCCTACACAGCTCTGATGGCattttactactactactactaataataataataatatagccTATCTTTGTGTGACTATACTGTAAAATGGGACAACTTATCACAGGCAGACAGGCGGAGGGTGTTTATAGCTCTCCACAGGTCTCCAAGTGAAGCCGACGCGCGCCTCTGTGCGCACCTGATGGCTCAACTTGAGAGCCAGTTATCTGTCTGATGTGCTGCTCTACACTACATGTTTGAtttagtaaaacaaaaacaaaaaaaggaggggGAGTGAAGTGAATTTGAGCGCTTACCTTTTCGCCACACTCCCACCTGAGCCGCTCTCCTCCATGCCTGCCGCGAGCCTTCCTTCCTGCTTCTCTACCTATTCCGACCCAACACGGGCACTGACCGCACCGCTGCAGCTATGAAGACGAGCTTGTTGAGCTCGTTGAGCCCGTTGAGCCCGCTGACAAACTTCCACATAACACTGACTTCACTAATAAGCTGCGAGACAgtaatgacagagagagagagagagaggaggagagagggaggggaggagagagggagggagagggagaggatttttatttatttcttgtatcagtcaacatttatttgatctataaatgatttaatgattaCATTTCCCTACTATAACATGGTTATAGACTGCTGTATATAATTGTGTTATTGTAATTCTgtaatttatttgataactttgaATAATTCCTTCTACTATTGTCTTGATTTTACGAATTTTACttttgctttaattttattGTAATCTCATTTTTACTTAACGCTTTGGCAACACTGTCTCTGTTAcagtcatgccaataaagcatattgaattgaattgaattgagaggagaggagagagagaggagagagagagggggtgagggagagagagagagagagagagagaggagagagagggagaagagaaagagaggggagggcGGGAGTCTGTCAAAGTTTCACACCTTGGGTCAACTTTGCAGATTTGtcctgtgtgggagtgtttcCACGTATTCACCtggttttacacacacacacacacacacacacacacacaaacacacacccatagGGGGACTATGACGGTGACAAGAATCCTGGTGTGGAGTTTTCCCCAAATTAAAAGCAGCTCATCCCTTCCACCACCACTTAGCTGTAATCTGAAAATTTATTGCATGGAGTCGTCATGCGGTCGCTTTCTtcgattgtgtgtgtgtgtgtgtgtgtgagagacagggaggaggaggaggaggaggaggaggaggaggaaggggctTCACCGCAGTGACTGAGCAGAAGGGAGGAGGCACATTCCTGTTGATGTTCAGGCTGGAAACACCACACTGTTATTTTCTTCTATCTTTTAAGAAGGAGTGATTAGTGCAAAATCGTTGTTTCATAACCATGTGGCCGCCCTCTCAGCTGTGTGAAAGTCACACAATAGGCCCCGATTGTACTGTAGATGAATGCACATGTTATTGCTGCCAGGGTCAGTGTTAATGAATCTGTCATCAAAATATTCGGTGGTTCTCAAAGTGTGGTCCTTGAGGGGTTTCCAGTGGGTTCCCAGCAAAAATGTGATTCATTATTttcaacccagtcaccagaacgAATGTTGGCCAAGTACGTTTTTTGCAAAACCACAGCTACGTTAAAACTTTATGTCGTAACTGTCCTCTTGTTTGTCCTTTGTCACAACTCTGTTCTCATTCCCTGTTTGAGTTTCAGCACAGAACCACTTGGTTCGGGTCAGGAAgacatggtttggcttaaaaatgcctgttttggtcgccacagtATGGATGGGGAcggtccgacttcctgtgaaataCGACGCTTTTGGTTGCTGCACAAATCGCTGGAAATGTCCGCGGCACTCCTTTGAAAACACTGCTGGAGATGTCTCCACGGCAAAACCAGTTTCGTCGGCtgaaaaatggctggaaatgtctccaggcgTCGTCGAACTGCCTTGGGTTATTACAGTGGATTGTCATAAGAGGGTTCTTGACACGAACAAGTTTGACAACCGCTGATCCAGACTGTCAAACTGTGACGTTGCAAAATCTTTGTGACAGGCCACTTATTCACTTACTGCGAAGAGAATCTGACCAAATGACTGATGAGGCGTTCGCTGACTGACAAGTAgaaatttcatttgtttcaacAAAACTACGACCATATTGTCAGTGTCTGGACGTCAAAGGCTACAGGAATGAGCTTTGTAGctacattatgtaacttttttaccttaaaataacagttttaaagtcatgttgatggtacagtgtctctTATACTGTACACGAGCTGTCTCTGTTAGCCGCGTGCTAAcacctttatttttttcatccgTTTGTAATCCAAGTTTCctggttttgttcttttcttttcttatattGTTATTTAAGGGTCCAAGTAGatgtttgagtctcattcccagcttgtATAATACAGACGCTTCTGGtattgtaggtcgggtcggccacCGTCATCCCAAAGCGTCACTATTTGACTTAcccacttttctttcttctagTGATGAGAGATTTAAAGGTACCACATGGAGACTTTTTAAAGAGAGGGTCCCCGTTTCGTTCAGGAATTTaggaaaacaaaactttgttttatatACAAAGAAGTCAACAGTGTGCCTTTTAACTTATCACACATACTTCATGTACCTCATTGTATGAGCTCaaagtatttaaaaacacaattttaaaactttaagcTGCATTTTACTTCCATTTCATACCTTCACTCCTTCATTTATGTCCGCCAGGTAAaggtcagcaaaaacaaaatcccaCAAGTGATTAGTTCTCACTCTCTTCATCTAaccacaaaataataaacacataataaaaacattaaacctgACAGATCAGCCATTAATCGATCACAAAGTCCCTGTGATAAACTGCCCTTTTATTGCAGGCGACTGTGGTTTACCATTTAAACCCTCTCACCCACTAGAGAAGTAGATACAGCTGTCAGTTTTATATGATTCtgttggattttttattttttcataacaCCAAGGAAGATATTACTCATAgggatataaaaataaatgattaactCTTCAGCTGCTCCACCCTCAgatctatttttttattcagggGCAGATACTTTATCTGTGCCCTTCGACCTCCACGACGGCAGAGGCTTGAGTatatttccccaaaatgtcaagctaatgatttttttaaaaaactacctGAAACTGTAGAAATAAAATCTATAATCTAGAATATGAAGAAAtggagagaaacttgaattacagacagaaaaatggtAAATGCTTGTCAGATCTCGAGGAGAGAAGATCTCCTGTGACGACTGAAGCTTTACGATAGTTACTTTACCTTTACTGAGTCATAATACAACTCAAACCCATCGGGAACCCATCTGTTTTCTCGCCATTTATATTTTCagaagattttctttttacttttccattttctcgttttattttcattgttgcttgtttttaaaattcactcaaattaaataaaaagttgtCTACCTGAGTAGAAAACCACGTATAAGTAGTTATTATTAGAAATGATCTTATCTCTAAGTCAACACTCGACTTAACACGAGTGATTTCAGGTGACTCACGTGTTCGGTCCTGTGTTGCACCTCGTATTagctttataaactgtgtgataGGAATTATTGATTAAAAGGTTTGAGGGATAATTTTTTTATAGACTTTGCATCAGTTAATATTTTGTaggtgttgtttttgtgtgttttgaatgaTTGTTTGTCCTTTTCGCTCTTTTGTTTATTACATCTATTTGCATTGAACTTATATCCAATaaacatttgaagaaaaaagtgtgaTTAATTCATTTCCAgaccatttatttttaatatcagcCCCcgttctgtctctctgccacGCCTCCATCACTTTCGTGGCGACACATAGGTGAAAAACCTTCGATCTCCTACATCATGGCTGTGATCAGTTTAAGCTGATTTGAGATACGAGGATGAACCTgcttaaaaaaaggatttttatgCTCATCATCTTTTTATGAATCCACCGAAAGCACACTGTTGAAAAAAGACCTTCAGACTCCAGAACACAACAGGAGAGAcccattttttttcagttgtttgtgtttattgacaTAGAGTCATTGTCATAGTCATCAACACTGGTGACGTCCTTGGAAAGTGTTGCGGTGGCCCCGATGTACAAATCACATCTGTTGTCAAGTTATTCAATTTCAGTTTTcctaaaatgtaatgaaaagtAGGCTACATTTATACACTTTACatttgtgtaaatatttttcCTATATTGTGTGATATATTTCAGCTGAAACACAAGGCACTTGGACACGTTTTGAAAATACTGATGAGGATAAATCGATGTGCAAACAAGAATACAAGAAAAATCAACACAGATACTGGCCTCATGTGGCCATTGTCAAACATTCACCCTTAAAAAACACTTGCGACAGTTTGTTTGGCTTCTTCTTATGTACCTTTTCATGTTGTAACATTCATCTGAAGCCAATGTGTACTCATTGTTGCCTAATACACACCTTTGTCGACCTTGTTCCAGGAAGAACGTTGTCCTTATCGATCCAATGCCACGTTGAGAGGCAGCGCTGATCCTGTCCAGATCATTGTCGGGGGAACGAGTGAATAGAAGAGCAAATAGCTGAGATAAAATGCAAGCGAGGGAGTTACGTTAAACCTACATTCAGTTGCGTCAACagagtttctttctttctttctccttgcGACTTGAAAGAAATCACAGGGTCAAACGGGGTAGCTCTGTGTGGATTATAGCCTCTTGTCACACATCGTAGTGTTGTTAATGTCCCGGACTAAGTCGAGGTCTCTCTGTGTTAACAAACTACAGATCAGCTGAGAGCTACGCTGAGATCACTTTactacagcagatgatgtgtggCATTTAACCTCCGGAGGTTCACTTTTCTGcttattaaaggtcccatattgtggAATTATTGAGCAGGTCCAGATGTTATATACATATGTCTAAACGCTCAGTCTATAAAGAAATGCACGCAGCCCGTATTCAGAAACTGCCTTTAAACGAGTCATCAGGAACTTCCTTAAAGTTGTGAACTATACACCCATGGCCCCGAGCCACGGCCATGGTTGCAAAACACCAGCAGAGTTGGCGTAGACACACggtgggtggtgcctgctccTGCTCAGGCCGCTCTCTgggagggtgaatagaggtgatGCAGCGATGGACAGCATGTGAACATCTTGTACTAGACATCttgatgaacctgaaaatataatatgggacctttaagtatGCTGTGGGCTTGAGAATGAAGCAGGTAAGGGGTTTTGCTCGGTGCACATGACAACTTATGTACGACTGTGAGTCAGACATCCAACGGTTTGACTCCAAATCACCTTAAATCCATTTTCTGACCAGACGACTGCATAAAATTTCCTTAAACACGTGAATATCTTGTAAACAGTTGATTTAAAATAACACCAACTGTCTGTTTTTGGGAGTTGGTGTCCAAATGAAAATTTAACCCCTTACTTGCACAAACTCTCAACCTTGcctgagaggaaaaacactgaagatgGATCTTAATTCAGTCTACACTGCGTATTCCTAAATGTTACATTAAGTTTTGTTGTGTATGGATTATATGTTATTGCTCCCCATATTCCTGCCTCTCCCCTTATTCATTCATGAGTAAAAAAACGGGTCTGTAGAAGCAGTCGATGGGGGTTGTCGAACATAAAAACTACAAAGTGGTTAGTGTTCCTGCTCTTTTCATGACCTGGTTTAGTAAATCTAATACAGGTGATTGTctgctgcaaaatgttttttttgaccATAAACAAGGAGGAAGAATCGAGGGATATCAAAGGGTCAGCTCACTCAAATCCCATCAGGCCATGCAGATAGATGTGGTTTTGTGTCCAACCGTAGGTCAACActgcaagcagcttattacgatgTTTATTATCAGGTGGCGACCTCGAGTGGCTGTCGTAATTATTAAGGCAGCAgtggaggaagtcaggtgaagtagtataaaagTCTGCAGATAGTGAAAAGGAAGGGTGGTCGGTTGGGTACGTTTCGTAATCCAAATCACGATGTTtctctaaacctaaccaagtagttttagtgcctagTCCTAACCAAAGTGCGAGCATACGACGAACATCCTGTGCGTCTGTCACTTGTACACTGCGGCGGCC containing:
- the LOC141005029 gene encoding beta-1,3-galactosyltransferase 2-like; translation: MWKFVSGLNGLNELNKLVFIAAAVRSVPVLGRNRQLVENLLCRQKKSLFQSWFQILLLLCLVLVLCYTLFDSSPSWSQFYEHYQSFLRTNEVHSKPAYRVHPKHRDKLKDILNLTESPAGPPLRTQYHQAYAPNYQFIMDNTDVCKLWTPFLVLMVPVAPHNLAARNAIRQTWANRSLVQGEVVITLFMLGLPGGDGVEQLQEKLKQENLRHHDLIQSDFMDTYINLTIKTMVIMDWLATRCPTAAYAMKIDSDMFLNINNLVIMLQKPDIPKEKYLTGMLMWDRPVVRSKDSKWYVPEEMFPDPTYPTYCLGMGYVFSNDLPARFVEVSKTIKPFNIEDAYIGMCMKKLGLDPTPPPNPTQFKAYNWKYDRCEYSQIITYILGSSEELVNYWTDLKKPGAPC